From Actinomycetota bacterium, a single genomic window includes:
- a CDS encoding class I SAM-dependent methyltransferase, translated as MKQELIKWLRCPACHGPDLDLTVFATADGAVSEGVLKCAGCRTPYKIDDQVAEIIVREPAWFTQDDDFTRKFAGQLAELDLAGAELDSKQAVDEHKKGQAEIFDEIVKIYEGMTDSHFWKAVDKYVWSIWGAEMSRHKMMLEVGCGNGRISRPLAKDGTVVVGVDISRGMLRKAIDEAHKLGNEDLFYVMGDAENLPFKDGLFDGCVIYGVLHHLASPPDCLKEVSRVMERSGQFYALENNKSIFRKLFDLLVKLKKLWEEHPSEHYIMSEQEVQSWGKAADMHIRTRTMIYMPPHFINPLGGRGAEITIKATEKLLGNLPFLKDQGGLLFIRGTKLR; from the coding sequence TTGAAACAGGAGCTGATCAAGTGGCTGCGCTGCCCGGCGTGCCACGGGCCCGACCTGGACCTCACGGTCTTCGCCACCGCCGACGGGGCGGTTTCCGAGGGCGTGCTGAAGTGCGCCGGGTGCCGGACCCCGTACAAGATCGACGACCAGGTGGCCGAGATCATCGTCCGGGAGCCCGCATGGTTCACCCAGGACGACGACTTCACCCGTAAGTTCGCCGGCCAGCTGGCCGAGCTCGACCTGGCCGGCGCAGAGCTGGATTCCAAGCAGGCGGTCGACGAGCACAAGAAGGGCCAGGCTGAGATCTTCGACGAGATCGTCAAAATCTACGAGGGCATGACGGACAGCCACTTCTGGAAGGCGGTCGACAAGTACGTGTGGAGCATCTGGGGCGCCGAGATGAGCCGGCACAAGATGATGCTCGAGGTCGGCTGCGGCAACGGGCGGATCTCCCGGCCGCTGGCCAAGGACGGAACGGTAGTGGTCGGCGTGGACATCTCGCGGGGGATGCTCCGCAAGGCCATCGACGAGGCCCACAAGCTGGGCAACGAGGACCTGTTCTACGTGATGGGCGACGCCGAGAACCTGCCGTTCAAGGACGGGCTGTTCGACGGCTGCGTGATCTACGGGGTGCTGCACCACCTGGCGAGCCCGCCCGACTGCCTGAAGGAGGTCTCCCGGGTGATGGAGCGGTCCGGGCAGTTCTACGCGCTGGAGAACAACAAGAGCATCTTCCGGAAGCTGTTCGACCTGCTGGTGAAGCTGAAGAAGTTGTGGGAGGAGCACCCGAGCGAGCACTACATCATGAGCGAGCAGGAGGTCCAGTCCTGGGGCAAGGCGGCCGACATGCACATCCGCACCCGGACGATGATCTACATGCCCCCCCACTTCATCAACCCGCTGGGCGGCCGGGGGGCGGAGATCACGATCAAGGCGACCGAGAAGCTGCTGGGCAACCTCCCGTTCCTGAAGGACCAGGGGGGCCTGCTGTTCATCCGGGGGACCAAGCTGAGGTAG
- a CDS encoding class I SAM-dependent methyltransferase has translation MTDEKTTVDHNAYQRGYFENADHVTLTREDSPYLRRHVRHIMEFAGIKPGDRVLEVGCGLGRYTFILAELGVKVEGLDLSPQLVAKLDEINAGRYDIPLHGHDLVDAPPEMYGAYDAVIGFFVLHHVHDLDSCFEVAARLVRPGGRVAFVEPNPLNPLYYVQITLTPEMRWKGEKGIFKMHDRILHPVMERAGLDDIATRRFGFLPPFVTNLPFGEKLESILESVPIWERALPFQLFGGTSNSKGPVDEV, from the coding sequence GTGACCGACGAGAAGACGACCGTCGACCACAACGCCTACCAGCGCGGGTACTTCGAGAACGCCGACCACGTCACGCTGACCCGTGAGGACTCCCCCTACCTGCGCCGCCACGTGCGGCACATCATGGAGTTCGCCGGCATCAAGCCGGGCGACCGGGTGCTGGAGGTTGGCTGCGGCCTGGGGCGCTACACCTTCATCCTGGCCGAGCTGGGAGTGAAGGTCGAGGGACTGGACCTGTCGCCCCAGCTGGTCGCCAAGCTGGACGAGATCAACGCCGGCCGCTACGACATCCCGCTCCACGGCCACGACCTGGTCGACGCCCCGCCCGAGATGTACGGCGCCTACGACGCGGTGATCGGCTTCTTCGTCCTGCACCACGTGCACGACCTGGACTCCTGCTTCGAGGTCGCCGCCAGGCTGGTGCGGCCGGGGGGCCGGGTAGCCTTCGTCGAGCCGAACCCGCTCAACCCCCTCTACTACGTCCAGATCACGCTGACGCCGGAGATGAGGTGGAAGGGCGAGAAGGGCATCTTCAAGATGCACGACCGCATCCTTCACCCGGTCATGGAGCGCGCAGGGTTGGACGACATCGCCACCCGGCGCTTCGGGTTCCTGCCGCCGTTCGTCACGAACCTGCCGTTCGGCGAGAAGCTCGAGTCGATTCTGGAGAGCGTCCCGATCTGGGAGAGGGCGCTGCCCTTCCAGCTGTTCGGTGGAACCAGCAACTCGAAAGGACCGGTGGACGAAGTTTGA